The following proteins are co-located in the Deltaproteobacteria bacterium genome:
- the flgB gene encoding flagellar basal body rod protein FlgB codes for MGDIFKTLERQIRAAGIRHGVIASNIANVDTPGYKAKDVKFDETLEKATIELRKTAPGHIGESGRAEGGRVDVESRPSWGDGNNVELDVEVAKMTENAIFFQTAVTLLSTNIRMFKTALRR; via the coding sequence ATGGGCGATATATTCAAAACCCTCGAGCGTCAGATCCGCGCGGCCGGAATACGCCACGGCGTGATCGCCTCCAACATAGCTAACGTCGACACGCCTGGTTACAAGGCGAAGGACGTAAAGTTCGACGAAACGCTCGAAAAGGCGACGATCGAACTGCGAAAGACCGCACCGGGCCATATCGGCGAGTCCGGGAGAGCGGAAGGCGGGAGGGTCGATGTGGAATCGAGACCGTCCTGGGGGGACGGAAACAACGTGGAGCTCGATGTGGAAGTCGCGAAGATGACGGAAAACGCGATCTTTTTCCAGACCGCCGTGACTCTTCTTTCCACGAATATCCGGATGTTCAAGACGGCGTTGAGGAGGTAA